The following are from one region of the Candidatus Polarisedimenticolia bacterium genome:
- a CDS encoding chemotaxis protein CheB, translated as MAPGLAPRAARRAFPIVGIGASAGGLEAFSQLLKHLPTNTGMAFVFVQHLDPSHKSLLGELLAKAVAMPVIQVTDSTTAQPNRVYVIPPNMDMTITDGVLRLGPRIEKRGLHMPIDAFLRSLACDQKNRAIGVILSGTASDGTAGMKAIKAEGGITFAQSEDSARHGGMPHSAIAAGVVDFVLPPKDIARKLAGVARHLPVLAQAPRDEGTLAEGPEALSRIFAALRHASGVDFSHYKQNTIKRRIKRRMVLQGLERLDDYCSRLDETPGEVEALYEDLLIDVTAFFRDPESFEALKSRAFHHILKSQPSGGPVRVWVPGCSTGEEAYSLAISLIDFFGEKSANVTIQIFATDVSDSAIETARAGVYRESHLLDLTPERRRRYFTKVDAGYQVSKTVRDVCVFAKQNLVKDPPFSRLDLISCRNVLIYLESTLQRQIMPIFHYALKPQGFLWLGKAETIGGFLDLFTPVDRKHHIYARKAIATRLNLNFIGKDCAGATVEPGRRVPETDPSVDVLQEVDRVVLSRYAPASVVVDDHMEILQFRGRTGAYLEPATGRASLNLLRMAREGLTIDLRAGIHKARTRGEPVRREGLVLDVDGQSTTIDLTVIPLKIGPTAKPFFLVTFEEGAVRGRGKGKGRKAPRKEAAGRHGDAEQLRRELTAARDYLQATIEEREATNEELQAANEEILSANEELQSTNEELETSKEELQSTNEELNTVNDELQNRNAEMSQTNNDLINVLDSVDIPIVILDPDLRIRRFTPMAEKLLNLIPSDQGRRITHIKPNISVPELERLLVEVIETVTSRELALQDDEGRWYSMRIRPYKTSDNRIDGAVLAFLDIDELKCSLQKLQASESLAQAIVGTVRDGLLVLDAELQIKRANRSFCEMFHVTSAETENSRLQDLGRGHWNIPSVLQELRTALADRTQIIDLEVSAEFPVIGPKTMLLSARCLESGGAPPDLLLLAIHDATQTKQAEQAVLEMSGRLLGLRDEERRRIALDLHDNTAQSLAALGMNLTLVDQLCERLPPKAREALDECRSLAQGCAHELHDLAALLHPPLLDELGLFSVVQGYAEAFTRRTGIQVVLEGSLEHGLLPRDTQTALFRVVQESLTNVQRHSGSTTAWIRFACTPSGLELVVRDKGCGISGFKYGAATVPRIGILGMRERVKQIRGHFEIASDSGGTTVSVRVPLPAHGS; from the coding sequence GTGGCTCCGGGATTGGCGCCGCGAGCGGCGCGTCGGGCTTTTCCCATCGTTGGCATCGGGGCCTCCGCCGGGGGCCTGGAGGCCTTCTCCCAGCTCCTCAAGCATCTCCCTACAAACACCGGCATGGCGTTCGTGTTCGTCCAGCACCTGGACCCGTCGCACAAAAGCCTGCTCGGCGAGCTGCTCGCCAAGGCCGTCGCGATGCCGGTCATCCAGGTGACTGACTCCACGACCGCCCAGCCCAACCGGGTCTACGTGATCCCGCCCAACATGGACATGACGATCACGGATGGGGTCCTGCGACTCGGTCCCAGGATCGAGAAGCGCGGGCTGCATATGCCGATCGACGCTTTTCTGCGCTCCCTGGCGTGTGACCAGAAGAACCGGGCGATCGGCGTGATCCTCTCGGGGACGGCCTCCGACGGCACCGCCGGCATGAAGGCCATCAAGGCGGAGGGGGGGATCACCTTCGCGCAGAGCGAGGATTCAGCCCGGCACGGCGGCATGCCGCACAGCGCCATCGCGGCCGGAGTCGTCGACTTCGTCCTGCCGCCGAAGGATATTGCCCGGAAGCTGGCGGGGGTGGCGCGTCATCTGCCCGTGCTCGCGCAAGCGCCGCGGGACGAGGGAACGCTCGCAGAAGGCCCGGAGGCGCTCAGCCGCATCTTCGCCGCCCTGCGGCACGCGTCCGGCGTCGATTTCTCCCATTACAAGCAGAACACCATCAAGCGGCGGATCAAGAGACGCATGGTGCTCCAGGGGCTGGAGCGCCTGGACGACTATTGCAGCCGCCTCGACGAAACGCCCGGCGAGGTCGAAGCGCTCTACGAGGATCTGCTCATCGACGTGACCGCTTTCTTCCGGGATCCGGAGTCTTTTGAGGCCCTGAAGAGCCGCGCCTTCCATCACATCCTCAAGTCGCAGCCGTCGGGTGGACCCGTGCGGGTCTGGGTTCCGGGATGCTCGACCGGGGAGGAGGCCTATTCCCTTGCCATCAGCCTGATCGACTTCTTTGGCGAGAAGTCTGCCAATGTGACGATACAGATCTTCGCAACCGACGTGAGTGATTCGGCGATCGAGACCGCCCGCGCCGGCGTCTACCGCGAGAGCCACCTGCTGGACCTCACGCCCGAGCGTCGGCGTCGCTACTTCACCAAGGTCGATGCTGGCTACCAGGTCAGCAAGACCGTCCGCGACGTGTGCGTGTTCGCGAAGCAGAATCTCGTGAAGGATCCGCCCTTCTCCCGCCTCGACTTGATCAGCTGCCGCAACGTGCTCATCTACCTCGAATCGACCCTGCAGCGGCAGATCATGCCGATCTTCCATTACGCCCTCAAGCCGCAGGGGTTCCTCTGGCTCGGCAAGGCCGAGACGATCGGCGGTTTTCTGGATCTGTTCACGCCGGTCGATCGCAAGCACCACATCTACGCCCGGAAAGCGATCGCGACCCGCTTGAATCTCAACTTCATCGGCAAGGACTGCGCCGGCGCCACTGTCGAGCCGGGCAGGCGGGTCCCGGAGACCGACCCAAGCGTCGACGTGCTCCAGGAAGTCGACCGGGTGGTCCTCTCCCGGTACGCACCGGCGAGCGTCGTGGTCGACGACCACATGGAGATCCTGCAGTTCCGCGGACGGACTGGGGCCTACCTGGAGCCCGCGACCGGCCGGGCCAGCCTCAACCTGCTGCGCATGGCGCGCGAAGGCCTGACGATCGACCTGCGCGCCGGAATCCACAAGGCGAGAACGCGCGGCGAGCCGGTCCGCAGGGAGGGGCTCGTGCTCGACGTGGACGGCCAGTCGACGACGATCGACCTCACGGTCATCCCGCTCAAGATAGGACCTACGGCGAAGCCTTTCTTCCTCGTCACGTTCGAAGAGGGGGCGGTCCGGGGCCGGGGCAAGGGGAAGGGCCGGAAGGCTCCCCGCAAGGAGGCGGCGGGACGCCATGGGGACGCCGAGCAACTGAGGCGGGAGTTGACGGCGGCCCGCGACTACCTGCAGGCGACCATCGAGGAGCGGGAGGCGACCAACGAGGAGCTGCAAGCCGCCAACGAGGAGATTCTTTCGGCCAACGAGGAGCTCCAGAGCACAAACGAGGAGCTGGAGACCTCGAAGGAGGAGCTGCAGTCGACCAACGAGGAGCTCAACACGGTCAACGACGAGCTGCAGAACCGCAACGCCGAGATGAGTCAGACGAACAACGATCTGATCAACGTGCTCGACAGCGTCGACATTCCCATCGTGATCCTGGATCCGGACCTGCGGATCCGCCGCTTCACGCCGATGGCGGAGAAGCTCTTGAACCTGATTCCCTCCGATCAGGGGCGGCGCATCACCCACATCAAACCGAACATCAGCGTCCCCGAACTGGAGCGCCTGCTGGTGGAGGTCATCGAAACGGTCACCAGCCGGGAGCTCGCGTTGCAGGACGACGAGGGGCGATGGTACTCCATGCGCATCCGCCCCTACAAGACGAGCGACAACAGGATCGACGGCGCCGTGCTGGCATTTCTGGATATAGACGAGCTGAAGTGCAGCCTGCAGAAGCTACAGGCATCCGAGAGCCTCGCCCAGGCGATCGTCGGGACGGTCCGGGACGGACTCCTGGTCCTCGACGCGGAGCTCCAGATCAAACGGGCCAACCGAAGCTTCTGCGAGATGTTCCACGTGACTTCCGCGGAGACGGAGAACAGCCGCCTGCAGGATCTGGGGCGAGGGCATTGGAATATCCCGAGCGTCCTCCAGGAGCTCAGGACCGCGCTCGCCGACCGGACCCAGATCATCGATCTCGAGGTGAGCGCCGAATTCCCCGTCATCGGACCCAAGACGATGCTGCTCTCCGCCCGGTGTCTCGAATCCGGGGGCGCGCCGCCGGACCTGCTCCTTCTCGCCATTCACGACGCCACCCAGACCAAGCAGGCGGAGCAGGCTGTGTTGGAGATGTCGGGACGTCTGCTGGGCCTGCGGGACGAAGAGCGACGGCGCATCGCCCTGGACCTGCACGACAACACCGCGCAGAGCCTGGCCGCCCTGGGGATGAATCTCACTTTGGTCGATCAACTCTGCGAGCGCTTGCCGCCCAAGGCACGCGAGGCCCTGGACGAGTGCCGTTCCCTGGCGCAGGGGTGCGCGCACGAGCTGCATGATCTCGCGGCGCTCCTCCACCCGCCACTGCTCGACGAACTCGGTCTGTTTTCGGTGGTGCAGGGGTACGCGGAGGCCTTTACGCGCCGCACGGGTATCCAGGTGGTCCTCGAGGGCTCCCTCGAACATGGGCTCCTGCCGCGGGACACGCAGACGGCCCTGTTTCGCGTCGTGCAGGAATCCCTGACCAACGTCCAA
- a CDS encoding response regulator transcription factor yields the protein MTALRILVADDHEIVRRGVRVLLEARPGWRICDEAVEGREAVEKAGRLKPDIVILDIGMPVLNGLEAARQIRKSSPQCEVLILTMHESEQVVREMLSAGARGYVLKSDAGRDLVSAVEALSRHETFFTSSVAEFVLQSYLDARGGEQDASAVTPREREVIQLLAEGRSNKEVATALGISVRTAETHRTNIMRKLDCHSFSDLVRYAIRNNIITP from the coding sequence ATGACCGCCCTGCGCATCCTCGTCGCAGATGATCACGAGATCGTTCGGCGTGGCGTGCGCGTCCTGCTGGAGGCCCGTCCCGGGTGGCGGATCTGCGATGAGGCGGTCGAAGGACGGGAGGCGGTCGAAAAGGCCGGCCGGCTGAAACCGGACATCGTCATTCTCGACATCGGCATGCCCGTCCTGAACGGACTCGAGGCCGCGCGCCAGATCCGGAAGAGCTCTCCGCAGTGCGAGGTGCTCATCCTGACCATGCACGAATCGGAGCAGGTGGTGCGCGAGATGCTGAGCGCCGGCGCCCGGGGCTATGTCCTGAAATCCGATGCCGGCCGCGACCTGGTGAGCGCGGTGGAGGCTCTCAGCCGACACGAGACCTTCTTCACATCCAGCGTGGCGGAATTTGTACTGCAATCCTATCTGGACGCGCGCGGAGGGGAGCAAGACGCTTCCGCGGTGACCCCGAGGGAGCGGGAGGTGATCCAGCTGCTGGCGGAAGGCAGGAGCAACAAAGAGGTCGCCACCGCTCTCGGAATCAGCGTCCGGACCGCTGAAACACACCGCACCAACATCATGCGCAAGCTGGATTGCCACTCCTTCAGCGACCTGGTGCGCTACGCCATCCGCAACAACATCATCACGCCCTAG